A DNA window from Fragaria vesca subsp. vesca linkage group LG3, FraVesHawaii_1.0, whole genome shotgun sequence contains the following coding sequences:
- the LOC101306888 gene encoding 1-aminocyclopropane-1-carboxylate oxidase 2-like, translated as MENFPVVNMEQLNGEKRAATMEKINDACENWGFFELMNHGISHELMDKVEKLTKEHYRKCMEQRFKEMVASKGLEAVNSEIEDLDWESTFFLRHLPFSNISQVPDLDEDYREAMKEFAVELEKLAEQLLDLLCENLGLEKGYLKKAFYGSKGPNFGTKVSNYPPCPKPDLVKGLRAHTDAGGVILLFQDDKVSGLQLLKDGQWIDVPPMHHSIVINLGDQLEVITNGKYKSVMHRVLVQPDGNRMSIASFYNPGDDAVICPAPAMLEKQTEECPTYPKFVFDDYMKLYAGLKFQAKEPRFEAMKAMESIAIV; from the exons ATGGAGAACTTCCCGGTTGTTAACATGGAGCAACTCAACGGTGAAAAGAGAGCGGCAACTATGGAGAAGATAAACGATGCTTGTGAGAACTGGGGTTTCTTTGAG TTGATGAACCATGGGATATCCCATGAGTTGATGGACAAGGTGGAGAAGCTCACAAAGGAGCACTACAGAAAGTGCATGGAGCAAAGGTTCAAGGAAATGGTGGCAAGCAAAGGTCTCGAAGCTGTCAACTCTGAAATCGAAGATTTGGACTGGGAAAGCACCTTCTTCTTGCGCCATCTCCCCTTCTCCAACATTTCCCAAGTCCCCGATCTCGACGAAGATTACAG GGAGGCCATGAAGGAATTTGCAGTGGAACTAGAGAAGCTGGCTGAGCAACTACTGGACTTGTTGTGTGAGAATCTGGGGCTGGAGAAGGGTTACCTGAAGAAGGCTTTCTATGGATCCAAGGGACCAAATTTTGGTACCAAGGTGAGCAACTACCCTCCATGCCCCAAACCGGACCTGGTCAAGGGACTCCGGGCCCACACCGATGCCGGAGGCGTCATCCTGCTGTTCCAAGATGATAAGGTCAGCGGCCTCCAGCTGCTCAAGGATGGGCAATGGATTGATGTACCTCCAATGCACCACTCCATTGTCATCAACTTAGGTGACCAACTTGAG GTGATCACTAACGGCAAGTACAAGAGTGTGATGCACCGTGTGTTAGTGCAACCTGATGGAAACAGAATGTCCATAGCCTCATTCTACAACCCCGGCGACGATGCTGTTATCTGTCCAGCACCGGCAATGCTTGAAAAACAAACCGAGGAATGCCCAACTTATCCAAAATTCGTGTTTGATGACTACATGAAGCTCTATGCAGGCCTCAAATTTCAAGCCAAGGAGCCAAGGTTTGAAGCCATGAAGGCCATGGAATCCATTGCGATTGTTTGA